The window TTGGCGTCCAGGCCTTCACTCCCGGGTCCACCAGCTGGAACACAGGTCACACACATGAGCCCCTCCCGGTCACATGGCCCGGTCACATGACTTGAGGGCGGGCTGCTTGCCTCACCTTGACCAGCTCCTTGAAGACGGCGTGCTGGATCATCCTCCTCTTGTTCAGACCTGAAGCCATCTCCTCCAGGTCTATAGCAGCTCTGCAGAGACGGAGGGCACACAGGTCTACTGGACTGGACGGGTTCAGAACCGGAACCAGTACGGCTGCATCAGGTAGAAAGGCACTAACTCACTTTACGTTCTCCCTCAACTGTTTGACCAGCTTGATGTTGACGTCTGCCTCCAGCAGGGCGGCGCACACCTCCTTCAACATGGCGTTTAACACCTGAGAAGCAAACGGGTCGTTTAGCGGGTCACACCAGGCCAGCTGGCGATAGACAGAACGTGCGGTCACACGACCCGCTTTACCTCCTCATTGATGATGGTGGCGTTGCTGAGTGACCTCAGCGCCGAGGTGATCTTCCTGCCCAGGTCGGCCAGAACCATGGTGGCGGTCTGATGGGGTCCTGAAACCAAACTCAAGCATGACTATGAGCTCCAGAACCACCTGGGTTTTTGCAGCTGACCAGAACCACCACTGACACTATAGAaaacatgcagcagcagcacctgACTGGACCGGACCTGGTACCGGTGGAGCCTAGGGTGCAGTTCAGCAACCCGAGTGGGCACAAATGAGACCCACTTACTGTGTGAGAAAAGGCAGGATCACCCCCACTGAGCACGCTCAGTTATCCGCTGACTCCTGTAGGCGGCACCACTTTCTCTGcacaagaacaaaacacaagTCAAGCCGAGTCAGAACCAAAAGAAATGGACCGAAGATCCTCTGTGATTAAAGATGCTCCACTGCAACGTGAACACCTGCAGCTCAGTGCacgaggtcatgtgaccacgtTTTCCACACAGCTGACGCTCTAATAGGACATGACGCAACGATGTTGTTGACACACGCCCACTAAGACTCATTTCAACAATCTGAAGGCCACGCCCCCACCTGAgcacaattttatttattcattttaagtaTTGAAGTTTTCTCCACAGAATAAAACGttacatttaatatttcaaTCGGCAAAAAGGGAAATATTTCTAGAACCAAACCGTAAGCTTGGATTTCTGCTGTAAAGTTCAGCGGATTCACATAAAAACACCAATTTctttgtttataaaataaatgagcttcaaacaggaagtcgtGGGGATGACGTCACTCAGGTTTTGGTAAACTTGTTCTAACCAAGAAATTGATCAACCCGTCCCGTGTTCCGTTTGGGTCAAAGAAGCTTTCATGTACTGTTTCTACCATGGCGAGGTTTTGTTCGGACTTCATTACCCGGCGGTTCGGTTCTGGACCAGGATCTGTTCCAGCTGTTGCCGCTAAACTAACTGCGTGGCGTCACCCAGCGCATGTCCCGGTTCCGTTGTGCACGTCCGAACCTTCAGTGCACTATGATCGAGCATTGCCCAAACCCATATTCTGCCGGAAGTTGTAACCAGAACCGAAATCGAGTCCGGACCCCCAACTACATCAACAAGAGCGTCGTAGCTACTAGCCGTTAGTAATTAGCAGCTGCTGTTCGGTGCACGAAACCGGGTCAACCCCGAGTTCGGAGACTATGACCGGCCAGAGGCCGAACCGACACACGGGCTTATTAGGAGAAATCTTACCGCGCGGTGATGAGTTCGAACCACTAACAACAGAACCAAACTCTGAGGTAAACGTCAAATAATCTGGGCCGGAACACCACGTCATCTGACCCCCCTCAGCGGCTTTAGTTTAAATGGCCGTCAGTCCtcacagcgccccctgctgcGCGGGAGGACGCAGAACATCGACCTGATTAATTCTCTGCGCTTCAAGAACAGTTCAACAGATGTtattaaaaacctttatttcacagaaaacaagaacagaagccgaaaaaaattaaaaaaaaaacatctgcaggaaaacaacccccccccccccctcagggcaGACCAAACCCACATCACTGGTCTGATTGTCCGTGTGAAGATCAACGAGTCAGCAGTTCATGGTCGACGACGcctcagaggagcagcagaacaTCAGTCAAATGTGGAGATGAGTTCTGGTTCTGGTATTGAAAATCTTTTAATAAACGATGCAAATGATCCCATATCTTGAAAAAGGTCCATAGAGGGTCAGTCAGCCGactgaggggaggggggttcCTCACAGCTGCCCGCCGTTCTCCACTGAAGCATCCTGTTGGACAGAACGTCGGTCTCTGCAGCCAGAGCCAGCAGCTGAGCGGTGGACGCGTCCTGAAAGAGACAGAATTTCTgatgccgccctgcagaaactatgtgcaAGAAAACTGACAGGCTGAAACCtgcatcattaaaagaccactgggaatgatttgaaatggatcaaaagatgtcGTCTTGGTGCAGAACTGTGATCTCAGTTCTGCACCCTCCCAGCTGGGCCCGTTTCCTGCCTGAACATGGATCAGAAACAGGATGAGGTCATGTGACTGACCAGCAGAGCCAGGTTGTTGCTGCAGTCCTCCTGGTTCCGGACCGATCTCAGCTTTTCCTCCAGACGCTCCATGAAGTCCATCATCATTCGGAACGACTCCACCACGGACCTGAAACACGCGCTTTCATCAGCTCCCGCCCCCCTGAGATACAAGACCGTCGCTGAGGCGGCTGCTCACCTGTGCAGGTGAGCCGGGACGGGCAGGTCGGTGCGGGCCAGCGGCGCCATCAGTCTCTGAGTCAGACTCTTCTGCTCCTTCAGGACGGCCAGCAGGTGAGCCCCCAGCCGCTGAAGCCCCTCGCTCCTCCGCACTGCAGGACCGCCAGGAACAGGTGAGGCGATGGCGTCGAGTTAGAAGAaagaagaaggagaaactcACTCAGATGGAAGGCGTGAGCGACGTCAGAGCTGTGCATGTCGACCTTCAGAAGATCCAACTGCAGCTGAAGCTGGAAACAAAAGGGGGGGGGCACGATCAGAACCGTCTACACAAGAACCGGGATGTTCTACGAGGTTCACGCTCAGATGGACAGAACAGCAGACTGAGCTTCATGGATCTGGTTTAGACGTTGAGAGCAGACGTTTAGGAGCTTCGGCTTCATCAGGTGCAGCAGCCATGTTTTCACACTGAAGAGCTTCAGTGTCAGTTTACCTCGTCCAGCTGTTTATGCATTCTGATTCGCTCTTTAGCCTCATGCAGGTGAGGGGAGAAGGCGGAGCCTGGCTCTGAGAAGGCGGAGTCTATTTCCTCCTAGAtccatgaaataaagaaaaaacctcTTGAAAGGTGAAAACACATTAGCGTTTTtataattattcatttttcatgtCCCTCTTTTTCCTGTCGTTATTAATTGGTTTGAACTTTAGATTTgctttgtttgtatttattctaTAAATGAATATATTTAATTTCTCCATGCACGCGGATCTGAGCTGGGTCACAGTCCGAACTCTGGTTCTGACCTGAGAAACCGCTCCAGACGCCACACATCTGGACAGCAGGCTGGCAGCTGGAGTCACGGTGAACGGAGAACAATCCCAGTGATTCATCTGACACCGGTTCTGGTTCGTAGGTGGTTCTGTCCCCGCTGAGGAGAAGATCACTCACTTTTTGCACTTTTCAGGCGAAGAGTGTTTAGTCTGCACACAAGTGTCCAAACAAAGCGATCGGGAAAAATCACAGGGAGTGAAGCATCACTAGATCGGCGATCTTTGTTGACTTAGACTCAGAACTTTAACATTAAACCGCAAAAACTGGCCCTCCGGAAACAAAGCGGAAGCCACGTCCGTAATATTTATGCTAACTGAATCTTTCGAATCGAACTGCTGTTTGCTTCAGTGTCGGAACCCTGACGGAGCCAATTCACAAAAGTCCAAACGGTTCCGGTTTCAAACTTTGCGCTGGTTCCGTTTATTTGACGTTTTGTCAATGAAAAGACGCAAGAGAAACCTAAACAACAAACTGACAGAGACGTCAACAACCGAACGCAACTACAAATCCCAATTCATATTCCCGCCCAAAATGTCACTTCCGGTTGGGTCTTTACATCCGCTtagatgtcaaaataaaataaatcacaaaaactCGAACtcctaaaacatgaaaaaaatatctCAAAGTTTGCTTTAagtcagtaataaaaaaaaaataatgacacaaaataaaaacaatataaaaatataatataaaaattaaatttaaaattattatttttttaattttatttttaaattaattaatttaaaaataaaattaatggatttaaaattaaactctaaaaaattaaagagaaaCCTAAATTCCATTCTAAAATCAACATTGTCGCTGATTGTGTTTAATTTGAGGCTAGGGTTTGTTactgatatttttttgttttactaaagTAGTCAATAAAATTAATTATAATGTTGATGTGATTATTCACTTAATGTAACAATAGAATGTAATTGTTTTTGTCTAACATTAAAAGTGCACAAAAAGACAAACCACACAAAAATAATGAGAAGATGTTTCCAATATTTCCCTTCTGTGgttaataaacaaacattatATCTCTTTGAAAGGTATTCGTTTTTCTGTTATTTGAAAATAACCTTACAATTAAGTGTGGATTCCTGCCACAAAGTTCTTAGCCAATATCAGtctactttaaaaacaaaaaaacaaagctttgctTACACAAAACCttatcaaatcaacctttataaatatataaatggaaaaaaacggAAATGGAAAGTGAATCAGGATATGCTTAACTGaggggtaaaaaaacaaaaactttacacTCTTTTGAGTCACTTTGTGGAATAATCAGACAATttgattgaatatttaaaaatattgattttttttctagctgtaattttctgaaatgaagatacttaaatgtcaaatttaacCTACAATCTTCATGTACAATATTAAAGTGAAGGATGTAAAGATGTCTTCAAATCTGTGGAATTTAGtacaaaaactttcaaaataaattacctgaaatgtttatgtttaaaaaaattggcaAAAACATTAGATCAACCGTAGATTTTAACTATGTTTAATATTTATCAAAGTATAAAAAATGCCTTGTGAAATTTCGTCATAGgagttttttctgtgttttttcaaaacaagGGAAAATATACTGATCAAATTAGAATAAAATACAGCTTAAACTACAGTAAATGttaatcaaattaaactttataaTATTGTAATATAGGTTAGCTTTGTCTCCCCCTGTCGTCCGACCGCCGAACTGCAGTCTGTCGTTCTCGTGAGAGTTTCTGCGTCCAcgttcctgtgacgtcattccCTGAGAGGATCAACGCCTGTTTACAATCCTCGGGGTCGGCACAGGCCTGGGGGGAGTTCATCTTCATTTCGTCGGTGAAACCAACCTGCCTCCTCTGAACCGCGAACCGGAACGAAGTTTTTGACGTTTGTGACGTAAGTAAGCGCGCGGAAAGCTGTTGGTGGGGCGTGGCCGTCAGCCGGGTAACTACTCGCCTTGGCTCGACTCAGATTCGGGTCCTTTTGGGCCGAACCGCATTGCTGTCTGTTGTCACGTGACGGTGGGGTCATTATGGAAACCCGCCCTGCTCCAGCAGAACTTCGCGCGAGCGGCTCCTTCCTGAATGACTGTTCGGGAGCTCGTGTCAGAATAGCACGCGCTTTAACTAAGCAGCTGCTTCTAGGACTGaaaatgatgatgaagaggctcTTCATGGATCGTCGGCCTCTGATGAAGAAGATCAGAGATCCTCAGGAGGAGCTTTAGGGTGAATCGGTTTTTGTGGAGGAACCTAAAGTTCTGAAACTGCTACGGGAACAGAACCGGAACACGCTCGTGCATGAAGGTcgtctttttctctttaaaggTCTGAGGACTTTCTGGACATGAGCGCCGCCCTGCCGCTGTAGACCGGTGAAGGACCATCTGTCTGCTGATGGGGAACAGCGCGCTCAGGTCTCACCTGGAGACCTCCCAGAAGACGGGGGTGTTCCAGCTGACGGCCAAGGGGCTGCAGGAGGTGAGGCGGATGCAGATCTGTGATCATCAGAGCAGACGGTCTGCAGAAACACCTCGACTTCTGCACGAAGACCAGCTGCTGTGGATCTAACTGGGATCAGGGGAACTAGACTCGCTGAGGGTTTGCTGGTTCCTCTGACCCGAGACCGGGTGGGCTAGTTAACCGTAAAGCTCCAGAAAAGCCTCAGGAGGTCTCAGGAATCCAGAACCTGATCAGTCTAAGCCTCAGTCTGATGATGTTGAAGGTCCAGAAGGTGGTGGAGGTCCGTGACGTGTTCTTCTCTCTGACCATATTCAGTTTCCAGAGGAACTGCAGAGACTCACGGCCAACCTGAGGACCGTGGATCTGTCGGGAAACAAGATCGAGGTTCTTCCTGCTTCCATTGGGAACTTCCTGCAGCTCAGGAGTCTGACCCTGAACTCCAACCGGCTGAGTGAGTTCTGGACTCTCCGTCTGTCCCCTTCCATCGTTGATCCGTCTCTAACGTCCGCCTTGTCTTTGCCCCCAGCTGCTCTGCCCAGCGAGATGGGGAAGCTGAAGAAGCTGGAGACCCTCTGTCTGAACGGAAACCGGATCGAGCGGCTCCCTCCGACTCTGGGTCAGCTCAGAGCTCTGCGGACCCTCAACCTGGCCGGGAACCAGATCTCAGAGTTCCCCTTGGGACTGGGAACCCTGCGGCAGCTGGACATGCTGGACCTGTCCCGGAACCATATTCACATCGTCCCGCCGGAAGTGTCGGATCTGCAGGCCATCGAGATCAacctgaaccagaaccaggTCTTTCTCCTGGTTAATCCTAGCCTCTGACGGCGAGGTGGATTCTGTGGAACCGGAACCAGGCTGTCGGCGGGGTGACACTGCTTTCTCACTGTTTTCTAGATCTCGGTTGTGTCCCCTGAGATATCGCTGTGTCCCCGTCTGAAGGTTCTCCGTCTGGAGGAGAACTGTCTGGAGCTGTCCTCCATCCCTCAGGCGATCCTGAGCGACTCTCAGGTGTCGCTGCTGTCTCTGGAGGGAAACCTGTTCGAAGTGAAGAATCTCAGAGAAATCGAGGGATACGAGAAGGTGCGTCCCCGTCGGTGCGTCCCACTCCCTGTCTGCCGGTTCCTAACCGTTTctcctctgcttctcctcaGTACATGGAACGATTCACAGCCACCAAGAAGAAGTTTGCCTGAAGCTCCGCCCATGAGGCCGGATCTCCACCTGCAGGCAGAACCGGCTCCAGTTTAGCAGCTTCTCACCTTTATTGGTCCCAGCAGCAGATCACACCGTAGGCAGGAATGCTTTAGAACCCAGCAGAACCTCAAAGACAGAACCCAAGAGGGTTTCAGGGAAAACTAAAGAAGCGGCTTCAGGTTCTGTAACAGTCTGGAAGTTCTGAAGTTTTGCAGAGACAGTACAGGCCGTCCGCTTCCTGTGGGTCCCGGTAAAGTAAGCCCGCAGTTTGTGCTGGTCTTCTGAAGGTTCTGGTTTGTGCCAGAGCAGAACACTCACTACATATTTCTCAGAACCAACCAGAGTTTTTTCTGCCCAGACTCATCATCGTGCATCAGGATCCCAAATGTCTTCAGCTCAGAGGAGCCGCTCTTCCTTCTGAGGGTCCGCCGTCTTTGGCTGTTGGTCCAAAGGTCCAGATCTGACGGTTTATGTGTTGTCGCTTCTGAACTCCACCTCTCTGTCATTTCCTGCTTGAACCTTTTAGCCAAGTAAATGAAGGAACTGTTGGtctgatggggaaaaaaagcgcTGCTGGTTTTAGAGCTGAATTAAAGATGAGTGCATGAAGAGCCTGGCTGCTGCACGCTGATTGTTTTCACACAAGTGCTGAGAAAAAGACCCGGGTTCTCCACGTACGGTTCCGCTGTAAGACATCTGGAAACACCGGTCATCAGAGGAGGCTGAAGCTTTGTCATTGTTTTCTACACAAACCAAAGAAGTCAGACAGAGTCAGCAGCGTGAGCTGTGACCTCTCAAGAGCAAAGAAATGTTCTCAAAATGTataatatttacatatttgtgCACCGAAAcataaaagtatttgttttctacattcctttttttataaatatagaaATGTGAAGGTAAACACTTCAAATACAATAAATATTAAAGCCACACATGGCATTACATGGGCTGCAAGCGCTACCCACCTGCCCCTGCTGCTGCcctttgaccccccccctcGCTGACTGAACGGCCTTTTTatacctctctctctctctctctctctcctcttCTGACTAGCCACATCTGCACGTTAAAAGGAATTTAAAACAAacgcttttttcaaaatggtggccAATTTACTGATTcaatctccatagcaaccattacATTTTTTGGTCGACTTGGGGTGATGAACAGGttgatgtaatttttagaagaatggacaaaagtaaactttaggATTACCTTAGCAACCAAGGGTTTTGGTTAATCACACCCACATTCTTGCTAAGTTCATATCGTTTGTCATATAgatataaaaatgtcaaattattcTAGTCAAAAATATGTGAGCAACGCGGTAATGTCACCCTTGCTAGCTTGCCATGCTAGCGCTATtcaaatctacaaactttacCCAAGTAGCTTCCTATAGATACTTGAGGAAAAATGAGGCAATAGATCTAACTCCCTAggagttaaatgtttttgtttttttctgaaaatttaACATGCTGacctcttcccaaggtcaaaggtcaatgaaacttaGGTTGTTGTTGATCTAACCTGGTGGTGTCGCCCAAACAAAGGTTTTTTCCCCGTATCTCAAGAAGAGGTGGAAATTTCCCACTTTGCtgcaaaatggccaccaagccGTATTATTGTGACCATcccataaaaatcatttttctttttttgcgcCCCATGAGAGATATTGGCCTCAATCATTTTCAGACGTTTTTcctgctgtgacgtcattttgtgagtgtgtgtgtgtgtgtccgaaTACGAGTTGAGCGCAAATTATAgtgagtttttgagtttgtggTGGAATGTTTGCTCAAAAGTGCagaaagaaatgtaaatttgaaaaagaatcCAAGAGCAGAATATCTAATGCATAAATACTGAAtaagaaaatgtacaaataaattttaaaataaggcaaagcaaaagaacaaaagtgAGTGTTCATACTTTAATATATCCCTATTTACGAACTGAACACTCGTGAacgttgtttgtgttttgtgacacttttgtgtttttgattcagatCAGCACTTTCTAAACAGGACGGCCCGCCCCGCCCACCCGCTATGACGAGACACATAACTCCTCCCACCGCTCAGGAGTCACTCCGCCCCGCTGCTCTCGGGTGTGTGACGTGAGCGAAGCCCCCCTCATCTTTCGACGTGGATGGTACCGGTTCTGCTCTGGCGGTTCTGTTCGTGTGGGACTATGACGCTTCGGTATCGGCAGAGCGAACCGCGCGTGGTCACGTGAGCGCGGCTCAGCGGCGTGAacatgaagctgctgctctggagCCTGGTCGTGTGGTTGCGGGCTCCGGCGGGGATCTGCGGCGGCGGCGGTGAGTGCGTGAGTcccagagggaggggggaggaggaggaggaggttctGACCCAagagaactttgtttttttaaagtccgaACTTTAGGGTAACAGGTGGAGCAGAACCAGGTCAAAGAACCGGTCTGAAGCGAGCCCGAACATGAAAACAAGGGCGTGAGAACTTTCTAAAGAGGGGGCAAAGTGCGGGTCGAGGGAGGTGGGGCGCTACAGGACACAAACAACCCCCACCAGCAAAGGGATTACCCcgctggggggagggggggggtaccTGCTCACACCACAATCAAGCAGGAATTCCTTCTGGGTCAGAGGCGGTTCTGGTTTTTGGTACAGAAACCCGTAAACTTTGATAAACAGgagtaaataaaaagaaaacaacttttgttGATCTAGAAGAGATTCCTCCACCAGGATCTTGGAGATCTCCTTCTAGAACCTCAGGTCTGATGGTCCCACAGCTCTGAGCAGAACCTGAACACCAGACCCACCTGTTCACCTCAAACAGGTACGGTCAGGTTTGGATCCTGAAGTTCTGAGTCAGCTGTGTTCCATCTGTGCTCTAACGGGTCTAGCAGGTATTTGGaaggagctgcagctcagagaCTCTGACGTGTAGACCAGAGGCACCAGGTGTGAACAGGTGACAGACAGGTGGGAGCGGCCATCGTCCACCGCCGGAACAAACCTGCTGGCGTGAGGCTTCCAGGCCAAACCTTTGATCAGGGCTCGTCAAATACCATTGAGCAACtccacagttttattttaaatgaattattttcacaataaaacacctGTAGGGACCAGTTCTGCTGAGATAAGTGGAGCTGGTACCGTAATGCACCGGTTCTGACCCAAATGTTTGAATCGCCAATCAGTTTCTATTCATCCCAAATAATTTGGTAAAGAAAATTTAGAGGTTTAAACTGAACgaactatttaaaataaaaatctgtttgaagaCTTGATGggtgattttcaaaataaaatccacctgTGCTCACCTGCTTCCAGAGAATATATCCGCAAACAGATGAAGAGTCCTTTACctgttttgattgacatgtgacaTGTCAGCTTTGAACCTATTCTGGaactttttaaagtcataaattcaagtagatagatagatagatagatagatagatagatagatagatagatagatagatagatatgccTTTATTATCACTGTCCACTTGGTTTGCATGAGGCTCTGTTTGGGTCGGTGTGTCAGGAATCATCTGATGGTGATGGTGAGTTTCATGGGCAGGAGGCGGGAACACCTGGGCTTCTCAGGTGCAGGTTCTGTCTTTTTGAGGAAGGATCTGCATGATACTGATAAAGCTAACAAGAACTCTGATGTGTGGAACCTGCAGGTGCCGTGGTTTGTGGTGACATCATGTTCTTTGAATCTTTAACGCTccctttattgtgaaaatcatcaAATGGAAATAAGGAAATATTTTAGCGATTTTAACTGTAAATAAATGCGTGGACTAAGACGTTTGTCACAAGTCAAAGACTTGTCCaacaagtccagatgacaacccctaAACCTATTACAAAGTCAAAGACTAGCTTCTGAAGCCTCTGAAGCCCTGAATCCTTTAAAGCATGTAGCTTCCGAAGTCTCTGAAGCCTCTAAAGCCATGAAGCCCATGAAGCCTCTGAAGCCCTGAATCCTTTAAAGCCATGAAGTCCACGAAGCCTCTGAAGCCCTAAAGCCATTAAGCTCATGACTCTGAAGCCTCTGAAGCTCTGAAGCCTCTAACGCCACGAAGCCCATGAAGCCCCTGAAGCCCTGAATCCTTTAAACCCATGAAGTCCATGAAGCCTCTGAAGCCCTAAAGCCATGAGGTCCATGAAGCCTCTGAAGCCCTAAAGCCATTAAGCTCATGACTCTGAAGCCTCTGAAGCTCTGAAGCCTCTAACGCCACGAAGCCCATGAAGCCCCTGAAGCCCTGAATCCTTTAAACCCATGAAGTCCATGAAGCCTCTGAAGCCCTAAAGCCATGAGGTCCATGAAGCCTCTGAAGCCCTAAAGCCATTAAGCTCATGACTCTGAAGCCTCTGAAGCTCTGAAGCCTCTAATGCCACGAAGCCCATGAAGCCTCTGAAGCCCTGAATCCTTTAAAGCCATGAAGTCCATGAAGCCTCTGAAGCCCTAAAGCCATGAAGTCCATGAAGCCTCTGAAGCCCTAAAGCCCCAGAAGCTGTTGTGCTTTTAAGCTGCTTCTCAAAAAACCCATTTAGACGGCTTATCTGTGACACCAGCCGTCTCTAGAGGGCGCTGcagaatcaaagaaaaaaaataactgctgCAAGTTTCCAGAACCTTTTTGAAGGATCATTTATCGCCATTGTTTGGCGAGTTCAGAGGTCAGTCTGTGCTGCTCTCGACACCGGTTTGACTGAAAACGGAGAACTAAGAAGGACCGGAGAACTTTTCATATAATTACAGACCGTAATTTTGTTCAGTATCAGGATCTCCGCCAACCGGACCTCGGTTCTGTTTCACCCAAACAGACTTTTCTTCCTAAAACGTCCCAAAAACCTCTAATGTGGTTTTGAATCCAAGGTGGGGAAGAATGACCCGTCCAGAACCATAAATTTTGCATGTGGACTCGCAGAGCTCAATAACTAAGCTAAGAACCGACCAGAACCGACACACATTGATCTCAGTTCAGCTGATTTCCTAAAGAGTAATTGACACAGTTTCTCCACTGTTCTCTTTGTCCAAACATGCTTTATAAATATGGTGTCAATGGTTGGATTTGGGGGGGCGGAGTCAAACACTAAGTCCCTCCTTCTCTGTTTGGTAGGGTGCATGGGATTGGtcaacagttttccagattcattTCCCCTCGTGGGAGGTTCGGTGGATCTTTGACGGCACAGAACCTTAAAGAACCAGTAACTGAACAAATGGTCCGAGACCCAGTTTGGTTCTGAGCTGGAAGGGAGTTCAGAGACTGGTGTTGCTCTTTAGCAATGGGGGTGTTGTTCTGCTGTCACTGAAGTGATGTTGGCTGCTTGTTAGTTGCTGCTGAGCAACTGGAGACCCCAACAGACTGttaatgaggggggggggggggggggggggtaataaaaatgaaccccacattaaaaaaaccaaacgGGCCGACAGTTCTTTATCCACAAAACAAACCTGACAGGAAAAGAGGGAAAACACAGACAGAGTTGTGCTGACCAGAACTGGATCCAGTCCGGATTGTTTAGAGACTTTCATAGAAAGTCCCCAGTG is drawn from Oryzias latipes chromosome 22, ASM223467v1 and contains these coding sequences:
- the lrrc57 gene encoding leucine-rich repeat-containing protein 57, whose amino-acid sequence is MGNSALRSHLETSQKTGVFQLTAKGLQEFPEELQRLTANLRTVDLSGNKIEVLPASIGNFLQLRSLTLNSNRLTALPSEMGKLKKLETLCLNGNRIERLPPTLGQLRALRTLNLAGNQISEFPLGLGTLRQLDMLDLSRNHIHIVPPEVSDLQAIEINLNQNQISVVSPEISLCPRLKVLRLEENCLELSSIPQAILSDSQVSLLSLEGNLFEVKNLREIEGYEKYMERFTATKKKFA